From a single Kitasatospora sp. NBC_00458 genomic region:
- a CDS encoding DUF5324 family protein, producing MTRLDSARETAGNLADSAKQRLGPTLDALGPKASQAAHSARVQYDRHIAPQIGHAFASLPPEAQQNALKAFHRAQEAALATRLAAVKAADQARTTVGTKVVNAVEEARATVTPVAQEAQTRGAAALTALHGNVTSAEISDLAARNVRKAHRNDWATGLAVAGALAIGSGIVAWQWWRHHSNPEWLVEPPATPASDAAARSSAQPTGAHASGSGTAAAVNGSTADAAGGPGADGGTGTASPGPAAGRPDHSGTPADSPADSPAENGSGSGPDHDRPKPHDPRKPH from the coding sequence GTGACCCGTTTGGACTCAGCTCGTGAGACGGCCGGCAACCTCGCGGACAGCGCCAAGCAGCGCCTGGGCCCCACCCTGGACGCACTGGGCCCGAAGGCCTCCCAGGCCGCCCACAGCGCGCGCGTCCAGTACGACCGGCACATCGCCCCGCAGATCGGTCACGCCTTCGCCAGTCTGCCGCCGGAGGCCCAGCAGAACGCCCTCAAGGCCTTCCACCGGGCCCAGGAGGCCGCCCTGGCCACCCGCCTGGCCGCCGTGAAGGCCGCAGACCAGGCCCGCACCACCGTCGGCACCAAGGTGGTCAACGCGGTCGAGGAGGCACGCGCCACCGTCACCCCGGTGGCGCAGGAGGCCCAGACCCGCGGCGCCGCCGCACTGACCGCCCTGCACGGGAACGTCACCTCCGCCGAGATCAGCGACCTCGCCGCCCGGAACGTCAGGAAGGCCCACCGGAACGACTGGGCCACCGGCCTGGCGGTGGCGGGCGCCCTGGCGATCGGCAGCGGCATCGTGGCCTGGCAGTGGTGGCGCCACCACAGCAACCCGGAGTGGCTGGTCGAACCCCCGGCCACCCCGGCCTCCGACGCGGCCGCCCGGTCCTCCGCGCAGCCCACCGGAGCCCACGCCTCGGGGAGCGGCACGGCCGCCGCGGTGAACGGCTCCACGGCCGACGCGGCCGGTGGTCCGGGCGCCGACGGCGGGACCGGCACCGCCTCCCCCGGCCCCGCGGCCGGCCGGCCCGACCACTCCGGGACACCGGCCGACTCCCCGGCCGACTCCCCGGCCGAGAACGGCTCCGGATCAGGGCCGGACCACGACCGGCCCAAGCCGCACGACCCGCGGAAACCGCACTGA
- a CDS encoding DUF6191 domain-containing protein, producing the protein MSIPGLVCALVALAFFDQLALRARKSRLVPWRGTGREGQISATGFEQLHAQFAAGKQHQLDERQSSLMLRDEEGEGAPPRTRVDLAAGVAVVVPPTAPPARGQGL; encoded by the coding sequence ATGAGCATCCCCGGCCTGGTATGCGCGCTGGTGGCGCTGGCCTTCTTCGACCAGCTGGCGCTGCGGGCGCGGAAGTCGCGTCTGGTGCCCTGGCGGGGGACGGGCCGCGAGGGGCAGATCTCGGCGACCGGCTTCGAGCAGCTGCACGCGCAGTTCGCGGCCGGAAAGCAGCACCAGCTGGACGAGCGGCAGAGTTCGCTGATGCTGCGCGACGAGGAGGGGGAGGGCGCTCCGCCCCGGACCAGGGTGGACCTGGCGGCCGGTGTGGCGGTGGTGGTGCCGCCCACGGCGCCGCCCGCGCGCGGGCAGGGCCTGTGA
- the gyrB gene encoding DNA topoisomerase (ATP-hydrolyzing) subunit B gives MRPELCQRGRFVADSGNPSQTQDQTDQASYTGSNIQVLEGLDAVRKRPGMYIGSTGERGLHHLVQEVVDNSVDEAMAGYADTIDVTLLADGAVRVVDNGRGIPVDIVPGQEKPAVEVVLTVLHAGGKFGGGGYAVSGGLHGVGVSVVNALSTRLAVEIDRDGHRWTQDYKMGAPTAALVKGEATERTGTTVTFWADPDIFETTVYSFETLSRRFQEMAFLNKGLTISLTDERPEHVDEEGKPLSVTYKYDGGIADFVAHLNSRKGEVIHPSVIDFEAEDKDKTISVEIAMQWNSSYTEGVYSFANTIHTHGGGTHEEGFRAALTGLVNRYARDKKLLREKDDNLSGEDIREGLTAIISVKLGEPQFEGQTKDKLGNTEAKTFVQKVVHEHLNDWLDRNPNEASDIIRKSIQAATARVAARKARDLTRRKGLLESASLPGKLSDCQSKDPAECEIFIVEGDSAGGSAKQGRDPRIQAILPIRGKILNVEKARIDKVLQNTEVQALISAFGCGIQEDYDESKLRYHKIVLMADADVDGQHIRTLLLTLLFRFMRPLVESGYVYLAMPPLYKIKWGKDDFEYVYSDRERDAVIAAGVAAGRRLPKDDAIQRFKGLGEMNAEELRVTTMDQAHRLLLQVTLEDAARADELFSVLMGEDVEARRSFIQRNAKDVRFLDV, from the coding sequence ATGCGGCCCGAGCTGTGCCAGAGAGGGCGCTTCGTGGCCGATTCCGGCAACCCCAGCCAGACCCAAGACCAGACCGACCAGGCCTCCTACACCGGTAGCAACATCCAGGTGCTGGAGGGCCTCGACGCCGTCCGCAAGCGTCCCGGCATGTACATCGGCTCGACCGGCGAGCGCGGCCTGCACCACCTGGTGCAGGAGGTCGTGGACAACTCCGTCGACGAGGCGATGGCCGGGTACGCCGACACCATCGACGTCACGCTCCTCGCCGACGGCGCGGTCCGGGTGGTCGACAACGGCCGGGGCATCCCGGTGGACATCGTCCCCGGGCAGGAGAAGCCGGCCGTCGAGGTCGTGCTCACCGTGCTGCACGCGGGCGGGAAGTTCGGCGGCGGCGGCTACGCGGTCTCCGGCGGTCTGCACGGCGTCGGCGTCTCCGTGGTGAACGCGCTCTCCACCCGGCTCGCGGTGGAGATCGACCGGGACGGCCACCGCTGGACCCAGGACTACAAGATGGGTGCCCCGACCGCCGCGCTGGTCAAGGGCGAGGCCACCGAGCGCACCGGCACCACGGTCACCTTCTGGGCGGACCCGGACATCTTCGAGACCACGGTCTACTCCTTCGAGACGCTCTCCCGGCGGTTCCAGGAGATGGCGTTCCTCAACAAGGGCCTGACCATCTCGCTCACCGACGAGCGCCCCGAGCACGTGGACGAGGAGGGCAAGCCGCTCTCCGTCACCTACAAGTACGACGGCGGCATCGCCGACTTCGTCGCCCACCTCAACTCCCGCAAGGGCGAGGTGATCCACCCCTCGGTGATCGACTTCGAGGCGGAGGACAAGGACAAGACGATCTCGGTGGAGATCGCCATGCAGTGGAACTCCTCGTACACCGAGGGGGTCTACTCCTTCGCCAACACGATCCACACCCACGGCGGCGGCACCCACGAGGAGGGCTTCCGCGCGGCGCTGACCGGCCTGGTCAACCGCTACGCGCGGGACAAGAAGCTGCTCCGCGAGAAGGACGACAACCTCTCCGGCGAGGACATCCGCGAGGGCCTGACCGCGATCATCTCGGTCAAGCTCGGCGAGCCGCAGTTCGAGGGCCAGACCAAGGACAAGCTCGGCAACACCGAGGCGAAGACCTTCGTCCAGAAGGTGGTCCACGAGCACCTCAACGACTGGCTGGACCGCAACCCCAACGAGGCCTCGGACATCATCCGGAAGTCCATCCAGGCCGCCACCGCGCGCGTCGCCGCCCGCAAGGCGCGCGACCTCACCCGGCGCAAGGGCCTGCTGGAGTCCGCCTCGCTGCCCGGCAAGCTGAGCGACTGCCAGTCCAAGGACCCGGCCGAGTGCGAGATCTTCATCGTCGAGGGCGACTCCGCCGGCGGCTCGGCCAAGCAGGGCCGCGACCCGCGGATCCAGGCCATCCTGCCGATCCGCGGCAAGATCCTGAACGTCGAGAAGGCCCGGATCGACAAGGTGCTGCAGAACACCGAGGTCCAGGCGCTGATCTCGGCCTTCGGCTGCGGCATCCAGGAGGACTACGACGAGTCCAAGCTCCGCTACCACAAGATCGTTCTGATGGCCGACGCCGACGTCGACGGTCAGCACATCCGGACGCTGCTGCTCACCCTGCTGTTCCGCTTCATGCGGCCGCTGGTCGAGTCCGGCTACGTCTACCTGGCGATGCCGCCGCTGTACAAGATCAAGTGGGGCAAGGACGACTTCGAGTACGTCTACTCCGACCGCGAGCGCGACGCCGTGATCGCCGCGGGCGTGGCCGCCGGCCGCCGCCTGCCGAAGGACGACGCGATCCAGCGGTTCAAGGGTCTCGGCGAGATGAACGCCGAGGAGCTCCGGGTCACCACCATGGACCAGGCCCACCGCCTGCTGCTCCAGGTGACCCTGGAGGACGCCGCCCGCGCCGACGAGCTGTTCTCCGTCCTGATGGGCGAGGACGTCGAGGCCCGCCGCTCCTTCATCCAGCGCAACGCCAAGGACGTCCGCTTCCTGGACGTGTGA
- a CDS encoding cyclopropane-fatty-acyl-phospholipid synthase family protein, which produces MAELARRLVGALDGLLGVPVPLRIQAWDGSVAGPPGAPTLVLRNRRALRRLLWQPGELGLARAYVSGDLDVAPGTDLYDVLRAVAHFVERPEIRGLRFGAADVLGVRGRRVAGALLRAGALGPQPVPPPEEARPDGRLHSRSRDRAAISHHYDVGNDFYALVLGPSMVYSCAYWEPAARSLEAAQEAKLDLICRKLGLRPGMRLLDVGCGWGSLVLHAARHYGVTAVGVSISAEQVALARKRVEEAGLADRVEIRLQDYREVPDGPFDAISSVGMAEHVGSAQYRVYAESLYRLLKPGGRLLNHQIARRPDLPGEEYRPSPFIDRYVFPDGELSPVGSTVSRLEEAGFEVRDVEALREHYGLTLREWVANLEAHWTEAVRLVGRGRARVWRLYMAASALAFEENRIGVNQVLAVRSTADGAAGLAATREEWLRAPGTAPDQPVPGTPAAAPGESDLGDRRSVR; this is translated from the coding sequence ATGGCGGAGCTCGCTCGGCGACTGGTCGGGGCCCTGGACGGGCTGCTGGGGGTTCCCGTGCCGCTGAGGATCCAGGCCTGGGACGGCAGCGTCGCGGGGCCGCCGGGGGCGCCCACGCTGGTGCTGCGCAACCGCCGTGCGCTGCGCCGCCTGCTCTGGCAGCCGGGGGAGCTGGGCCTGGCCCGCGCCTACGTCTCGGGGGACCTCGACGTCGCCCCCGGCACCGACCTGTACGACGTGCTGCGGGCCGTCGCGCACTTCGTCGAGCGCCCCGAGATCCGCGGGCTGCGGTTCGGGGCGGCGGACGTCCTGGGGGTCAGGGGCCGCCGGGTGGCCGGGGCCCTGCTGCGGGCCGGGGCGCTGGGCCCGCAGCCCGTCCCGCCGCCGGAGGAGGCCCGTCCGGACGGGCGGCTGCACAGCCGCAGCCGGGACCGGGCGGCGATCAGCCACCACTACGACGTCGGCAACGACTTCTACGCCCTGGTCCTGGGCCCGTCGATGGTGTACTCCTGCGCGTACTGGGAGCCCGCCGCCAGGAGCCTGGAGGCGGCCCAGGAGGCCAAGCTGGACCTCATCTGCCGCAAGCTCGGCCTGCGGCCCGGGATGCGGCTGCTGGACGTCGGCTGCGGCTGGGGCTCCCTGGTGCTCCACGCGGCCCGGCACTACGGCGTGACGGCGGTCGGCGTCTCGATCTCGGCCGAGCAGGTCGCGCTGGCCCGGAAGCGGGTCGAGGAGGCGGGGCTGGCCGACCGGGTGGAGATCCGGCTGCAGGACTACCGGGAGGTCCCGGACGGTCCGTTCGACGCGATCTCCAGTGTCGGGATGGCCGAGCACGTCGGCTCCGCGCAGTACCGGGTCTACGCCGAGAGCCTGTACCGGCTCCTGAAGCCGGGCGGGCGGCTGCTGAACCACCAGATCGCCCGGCGCCCCGACCTCCCGGGCGAGGAGTACCGTCCGAGCCCGTTCATCGACCGCTACGTGTTCCCCGACGGCGAGCTCTCCCCGGTCGGCTCCACGGTCTCCCGGCTGGAGGAGGCCGGGTTCGAGGTGCGCGACGTCGAGGCGCTGCGCGAGCACTACGGGCTGACCCTGCGTGAGTGGGTGGCCAACCTGGAGGCGCACTGGACGGAGGCGGTCCGGCTGGTGGGCCGGGGCCGGGCCCGGGTCTGGCGGCTCTACATGGCGGCCTCCGCGCTGGCCTTCGAGGAGAACCGGATCGGCGTCAACCAGGTCCTCGCCGTCCGTTCGACCGCCGACGGTGCCGCCGGCCTCGCGGCGACCCGTGAGGAGTGGCTGCGCGCTCCCGGCACCGCCCCCGACCAGCCCGTCCCGGGGACGCCCGCCGCCGCCCCGGGTGAATCGGATTTGGGGGATCGGCGATCGGTCCGCTAA
- a CDS encoding DLW-39 family protein has product MKKLLLVALVALGGFFVYRQVQADRAEQDLWTEATDPVPAGR; this is encoded by the coding sequence GTGAAGAAGCTTCTCCTGGTCGCCCTGGTCGCCCTCGGCGGCTTCTTTGTCTACCGTCAGGTCCAGGCGGACCGCGCCGAGCAGGACCTGTGGACCGAGGCCACCGACCCGGTCCCGGCCGGCCGCTGA
- a CDS encoding DUF721 domain-containing protein, which yields MSEPAEDSPQSGGAELTGADLARSALRAARAQARQRGEQVREKREAKRHGLRSGARSDGRDPVPLGAALNRLLTERGWESSAAVGGVMGRWPQIVGPDIAAHCTPTSYDDEAAVLTVQCDSTAWATQLRWLARQLVARLNHELGHGTVRTIKVLGPAAPVRGYGRLRAPGSKGPGDTWG from the coding sequence GTGAGCGAGCCGGCGGAGGACTCCCCGCAGTCGGGCGGCGCCGAGCTGACCGGCGCCGATCTGGCCCGCTCGGCGCTGCGGGCGGCCCGGGCCCAGGCCCGCCAGCGCGGCGAGCAGGTCCGGGAGAAGCGCGAGGCGAAGCGGCACGGTCTGCGCAGCGGGGCCCGCTCGGACGGCCGTGACCCGGTGCCGCTGGGGGCGGCGCTGAACCGGCTGCTGACCGAGCGCGGCTGGGAGTCCTCGGCGGCGGTCGGCGGGGTGATGGGCCGCTGGCCGCAGATCGTCGGACCGGACATCGCCGCGCACTGCACCCCGACGTCCTACGACGACGAGGCCGCGGTGCTCACCGTGCAGTGCGACTCCACCGCCTGGGCGACCCAACTCCGCTGGCTGGCACGACAGTTGGTGGCCCGACTGAATCACGAGCTGGGCCACGGCACGGTCCGGACCATCAAGGTGCTGGGCCCGGCCGCCCCGGTCCGCGGCTACGGCCGGCTGCGCGCCCCGGGCAGCAAGGGGCCGGGCGACACCTGGGGCTGA
- the recF gene encoding DNA replication/repair protein RecF (All proteins in this family for which functions are known are DNA-binding proteins that assist the filamentation of RecA onto DNA for the initiation of recombination or recombinational repair.), whose product MHVAHLSLADFRSYARAEVPLDPGVTAFVGPNGQGKTNLVEAVGYVATLGSHRVATDAPLVRLGAERAVVRASVVAGTRTSLVELEITPGKANRARINRSDNVRPRDVLGVLRTVLFAPEDLALVKGDPGERRRFLDELLTARAPRLAGVRQDYERVLKQRNALLKTAAMARRAGGGKGADLSTLEVWDGHLARAGAELTAFRIQLVAALQPLVAAAYGQLAPAAGDTVLEYRSSFEGELPGSREQAEEQLLQALQAVRKQEIERGITLVGPHRDELALRLGPLPAKGYASHGESWSFALALRLASYELLRADGGEPVLILDDVFAELDAARRDRLAELVAGGEQVLVTAAVAEDVPKALAGVRFTVADGAVQRVTG is encoded by the coding sequence ATGCACGTCGCGCACCTGTCGCTCGCCGACTTCCGTTCCTACGCCCGGGCCGAGGTTCCCCTCGACCCGGGCGTGACGGCGTTCGTCGGGCCCAACGGCCAGGGCAAGACCAACCTGGTCGAGGCGGTCGGGTACGTCGCCACCCTCGGCAGCCACCGGGTCGCCACCGACGCCCCGCTGGTCCGGCTGGGCGCCGAACGCGCGGTGGTCCGCGCCTCCGTGGTCGCCGGCACCCGCACCTCCCTGGTCGAGCTGGAGATCACCCCCGGCAAGGCCAACCGGGCCCGGATCAACCGCTCGGACAACGTCCGCCCGCGCGACGTGCTGGGCGTGCTGCGCACCGTGCTGTTCGCTCCCGAGGACCTCGCCCTGGTCAAGGGCGACCCCGGTGAGCGCCGGCGGTTCCTGGACGAGCTGCTGACCGCCCGGGCGCCCCGGCTGGCCGGGGTCCGGCAGGACTACGAGCGGGTGCTCAAGCAGCGCAACGCCCTGCTGAAGACCGCGGCGATGGCCCGTCGGGCCGGTGGCGGCAAGGGCGCCGACCTCTCCACCCTGGAGGTCTGGGACGGGCACCTGGCCCGGGCCGGCGCCGAGCTGACCGCCTTCCGGATCCAGCTGGTGGCGGCCCTCCAGCCGCTGGTGGCGGCCGCCTACGGGCAGCTCGCACCGGCCGCCGGCGACACCGTGCTGGAGTACCGCAGTTCCTTCGAGGGCGAGCTGCCGGGCAGCCGCGAGCAGGCCGAGGAGCAGCTGCTGCAGGCCCTCCAGGCGGTCCGCAAGCAGGAGATCGAGCGGGGGATCACCCTGGTCGGTCCGCACCGCGACGAGCTGGCGCTCCGGCTCGGTCCGCTGCCCGCCAAGGGCTACGCCAGTCACGGCGAGTCCTGGTCGTTCGCGCTGGCGCTGCGGCTGGCCTCGTACGAGCTGCTGCGCGCCGACGGCGGCGAGCCGGTGCTGATCCTGGACGACGTCTTCGCCGAGCTGGACGCCGCCCGCCGCGACCGGCTGGCCGAGCTGGTGGCAGGCGGCGAGCAGGTGCTGGTCACCGCGGCGGTCGCCGAGGACGTTCCGAAGGCGCTGGCCGGTGTCCGGTTCACGGTCGCCGACGGTGCGGTCCAGCGCGTCACCGGCTGA
- the gyrA gene encoding DNA gyrase subunit A: MVDDNRPEGEQPETPEASSGITLRIEPVELETEMQRSYLDYAMSVIVSRALPEVRDGLKPVHRRVLYAMYDGGYRPEKGYYKCARVVGDVMGNYHPHGDTSIYDTVVRLAQPWSLRMPLVDGNGNFGSPGNDPAAAMRYTECKMMPLAMEMMRDIDEETVDFAANYDGRSQEPTVLPARIPNLLVNGATGIAVGMATNIPPHNLREVASGALWALEHPEASSEELLEALMERIKGPDFPTGALIVGRRGIEEAHRTGRGSITMRAVVEVEEIQGRQCLVITELPYQVNPDNLALKIADLVKDGRVAGIADVRDESSSRTGQRLVVVLKRDAVAKVVLNNLYKHTDLQTNFGANMLALVDGVPRTLSLDAFIRHWVNHQVDVIVRRTTFRLRKAEERAHILRALLKALDMIDEVIALIRASDSADAARSGLMGLLDIDELQANAILEMQLRRLAALERRRIMDEHDELQRKIDEYNAILASPTRQREIISEELTAIVDKYGDERRSTLIPSDGDLSIEDLIAEEDIVVTITRGGYVKRTRSDLYRSQKRGGKGVRGAQLKQDDLVDHFFVTTTHNWILFFTNKGRVYRAKGYELPDAGRDARGQHVANLLAFQPDEQIAQVMAVRTYEDKPYLVLATRAGLVKKTLLKDYDSPRSGGLIAINLRQDEEGRDDELIGAELVSAEDDLLLVSKKAQSIRFTATDDALRSTGRATSGVKGMAFREDDELLSMNVVRPGTYVFTATDGGYAKRTAVDEYRVQGRGGYGTKAAKIVEGRGSLVGALVVDESDEIMAITLSGGVIRTRVSEVRETGRDTMGVQLINLGKRDAVVGMARNAEAEAEDDESAEDEVAAIESTEAAEGTGTEPGGETAQA, from the coding sequence GTGGTCGACGACAACCGTCCCGAAGGCGAGCAGCCCGAGACCCCCGAGGCCTCTTCGGGGATCACCCTGCGGATCGAGCCCGTCGAGCTCGAAACCGAGATGCAGCGCTCCTACCTCGACTACGCGATGAGCGTCATCGTGAGCCGCGCGCTGCCCGAGGTGCGCGACGGCCTCAAGCCGGTGCACCGCCGCGTGCTCTACGCGATGTACGACGGCGGCTACCGCCCCGAGAAGGGCTACTACAAGTGCGCCCGCGTCGTCGGCGACGTCATGGGCAACTACCACCCGCACGGTGACACGTCGATCTACGACACCGTGGTCCGCCTGGCCCAGCCGTGGTCGCTGCGGATGCCGCTGGTGGACGGCAACGGCAACTTCGGCTCGCCGGGCAACGACCCGGCCGCGGCCATGCGCTACACCGAGTGCAAGATGATGCCGCTGGCCATGGAGATGATGCGCGACATCGACGAGGAGACCGTCGACTTCGCCGCCAACTACGACGGCCGCTCGCAGGAGCCCACCGTCCTGCCCGCGCGCATCCCCAACCTGCTGGTCAACGGTGCCACCGGCATCGCGGTCGGCATGGCCACCAACATCCCGCCGCACAACCTCCGCGAGGTGGCCTCCGGCGCGCTCTGGGCGCTGGAGCACCCGGAGGCCTCCAGCGAGGAACTGCTGGAAGCGCTGATGGAGCGGATCAAGGGCCCGGACTTCCCGACCGGGGCCCTGATCGTCGGCCGCCGCGGGATCGAGGAGGCGCACCGCACCGGTCGCGGCTCGATCACCATGCGCGCCGTGGTCGAGGTCGAGGAGATCCAGGGCCGCCAGTGCCTGGTGATCACCGAGCTGCCGTACCAGGTCAACCCGGACAACCTCGCGCTGAAGATCGCCGACCTGGTCAAGGACGGCAGGGTCGCCGGCATCGCCGACGTCCGCGACGAGTCCTCCTCGCGCACCGGTCAGCGCCTGGTGGTCGTGCTCAAGCGCGACGCCGTCGCCAAGGTCGTGCTGAACAACCTCTACAAGCACACCGACCTGCAGACCAACTTCGGCGCCAACATGCTGGCCCTGGTCGACGGCGTGCCGCGCACGCTGTCGCTCGACGCCTTCATCCGGCACTGGGTCAACCACCAGGTCGACGTCATCGTCCGGCGCACCACCTTCCGGCTGCGCAAGGCCGAGGAGCGCGCGCACATCCTGCGCGCCCTGCTCAAGGCCCTGGACATGATCGACGAGGTCATCGCCCTCATCCGGGCCTCGGACAGCGCCGACGCCGCCCGCAGCGGCCTGATGGGCCTGCTCGACATCGACGAGCTCCAGGCCAACGCCATCCTGGAGATGCAGCTCCGCCGGCTGGCCGCCCTGGAGCGCCGCCGGATCATGGACGAGCACGACGAGCTGCAGCGCAAGATCGACGAGTACAACGCGATCCTGGCCTCGCCGACCCGTCAGCGCGAGATCATCTCGGAGGAGCTCACCGCGATCGTCGACAAGTACGGCGACGAGCGGCGCTCCACCCTCATCCCCTCCGACGGCGACCTCTCCATCGAGGACCTCATCGCCGAGGAGGACATCGTCGTCACGATCACCCGCGGCGGCTACGTCAAGCGGACCCGTTCCGACCTCTACCGCTCGCAGAAGCGCGGCGGCAAGGGCGTCCGCGGTGCCCAGCTGAAGCAGGACGACCTCGTCGACCACTTCTTCGTGACGACGACCCACAACTGGATCCTGTTCTTCACCAACAAGGGCCGGGTCTACCGTGCCAAGGGCTACGAGCTGCCGGACGCCGGGCGCGACGCCCGCGGCCAGCACGTGGCCAACCTGCTGGCCTTCCAGCCGGACGAGCAGATCGCCCAGGTGATGGCCGTCCGGACGTACGAGGACAAGCCGTACCTGGTCCTCGCCACCCGGGCCGGCCTGGTGAAGAAGACCCTGCTGAAGGACTACGACTCCCCGCGCTCCGGCGGCCTGATCGCGATCAACCTGCGCCAGGACGAGGAGGGCCGGGACGACGAGCTGATCGGCGCCGAGCTGGTCTCCGCCGAGGACGACCTGCTGCTGGTCTCCAAGAAGGCCCAGTCGATCCGGTTCACCGCGACCGACGACGCCCTGCGGTCCACCGGCCGCGCCACCTCCGGTGTCAAGGGCATGGCCTTCCGCGAGGACGACGAACTGCTCTCGATGAACGTCGTCCGGCCCGGGACCTACGTCTTCACCGCCACCGACGGCGGGTACGCCAAGCGGACCGCGGTGGACGAGTACCGTGTCCAGGGACGCGGCGGCTACGGCACCAAGGCGGCGAAGATCGTCGAGGGCCGGGGCTCGCTGGTCGGCGCCCTCGTGGTCGACGAGAGCGACGAGATCATGGCGATCACGCTGTCCGGTGGAGTGATCCGCACGAGGGTTTCCGAGGTTCGTGAAACCGGACGTGACACCATGGGCGTCCAACTGATCAACCTCGGAAAGCGCGACGCGGTGGTGGGCATGGCCCGCAACGCGGAAGCGGAGGCCGAGGACGACGAGTCGGCGGAGGACGAGGTGGCGGCCATCGAGTCCACCGAGGCAGCCGAGGGTACCGGGACGGAGCCGGGCGGGGAGACCGCCCAGGCCTGA
- a CDS encoding DUF3566 domain-containing protein: MSGATGAAGGATGGRPGAAQGGGGYGVPQPPAEHPAASTSLMPPVGAAGQGGATYGGQATPPPPPGAPAAGGGFSQPTTYAKGQPTPPRGTRVGGHTPPGGTPAAGPRRPAAPATPAAGLGRTRKARLRVTKADPWSVMKVSFLLSLAVGIILIVAAAVLWMTLDSLGVFESLGKTLKDITASDTNGGGLILMDYVGFGKVMTFTSLIAVVDVVLLTALATLSAFIYNAAAGFTGGIELTLAEED; the protein is encoded by the coding sequence GTGAGTGGAGCCACGGGTGCTGCGGGAGGAGCCACCGGCGGCCGTCCGGGCGCAGCACAGGGCGGCGGGGGCTACGGGGTGCCGCAGCCGCCGGCCGAACACCCGGCCGCGTCCACCTCGCTGATGCCCCCGGTCGGCGCGGCGGGACAGGGCGGGGCGACCTACGGCGGCCAGGCGACGCCCCCGCCGCCGCCGGGCGCCCCGGCGGCGGGCGGCGGGTTCTCGCAGCCGACCACCTACGCCAAGGGGCAGCCGACCCCGCCCCGGGGCACCCGGGTCGGCGGTCACACGCCGCCCGGCGGGACGCCCGCCGCGGGTCCCCGCCGGCCCGCCGCCCCGGCCACGCCGGCCGCGGGCCTGGGCCGGACCAGGAAGGCCCGGCTGCGGGTGACCAAGGCCGACCCGTGGTCGGTGATGAAGGTCAGCTTCCTGCTGTCGCTGGCGGTCGGGATCATCCTGATCGTGGCGGCGGCCGTGCTGTGGATGACGCTGGACTCGCTGGGCGTCTTCGAGTCGCTGGGCAAGACCCTCAAGGACATCACCGCCTCGGACACCAACGGCGGCGGCCTGATCCTGATGGACTACGTCGGCTTCGGCAAGGTGATGACCTTCACCTCGCTGATCGCCGTGGTCGACGTGGTGCTGCTGACCGCGCTGGCCACCCTCTCGGCGTTCATCTACAACGCGGCGGCCGGCTTCACCGGCGGCATCGAGCTGACCCTCGCCGAGGAGGACTGA